A single Nitrospinota bacterium DNA region contains:
- a CDS encoding aminotransferase class III-fold pyridoxal phosphate-dependent enzyme produces MEKKLTESLKIIKQDEEVISPASRVPYYPFVMKRGKGAIVEDIDGNRYIDFLSSAAALNTGHAHPRVVRAIKEQVNNFTNYTTAYMYNKNQVELAQELVQITPGNRTKKVSFGLSGSDANDGAIKLARIFTKRQKIIAFLR; encoded by the coding sequence ATGGAAAAAAAATTGACTGAATCTCTTAAAATCATCAAACAAGATGAAGAAGTTATCTCACCTGCTTCTCGGGTACCTTACTATCCTTTTGTTATGAAACGAGGGAAAGGTGCAATCGTAGAGGATATTGATGGTAATCGTTATATAGATTTTCTTTCCAGTGCTGCCGCTCTAAATACTGGTCATGCCCATCCCAGAGTAGTAAGAGCAATAAAGGAACAAGTTAATAATTTTACCAATTACACTACAGCCTATATGTATAATAAAAATCAAGTGGAACTGGCCCAAGAATTAGTGCAAATAACTCCAGGAAATAGGACCAAAAAAGTTTCTTTTGGACTTTCAGGTTCAGACGCTAATGATGGAGCTATAAAGCTTGCTCGTATCTTTACAAAACGTCAAAAAATAATTGCTTTTCTTCGT